A stretch of Brassica rapa cultivar Chiifu-401-42 chromosome A08, CAAS_Brap_v3.01, whole genome shotgun sequence DNA encodes these proteins:
- the LOC103836338 gene encoding inactive glucose-6-phosphate 1-dehydrogenase 4, chloroplastic yields the protein MSLTSCLLPFSQSAKVPLTSTCSCHLAASFSNFPVSSRNYYSSFRSESLVLNGGGSDLCRRFCGFKLWILKSLNLKQGSHIKNQPLKELKINSEHTFLSDAGFVEETGASQLRPEETILGTHLVTGSHKAGDTPSVSKQFLDGLLDVPRGASLCIAVVGATGELARGKIFPALFALYYSGYLPEDVGIFGYSRKNLTDEDLRSIIASTLTCRVDHQENCGDKMDSFLSRTYYINGGYDNREGMTRLDKRMKQIEGVSKANRIFYLSVPQEALVDVAFNIGDKAQAPQGWTRIIVEKPFGFNSYSSHQLTQSLLSTFEERQIYRIDHMLGRNLIENLTVLRFSNLVFEPLWNRTYIRNVQVIVSESVAQTAKYSDGYGIIRDIFHSHILQTIALLTMEPPISLDGEDIRNEKVKVLRSTRRLDPADAILGQYKYTSGDKNEAILNSVGPTYCAAALYIDNARWDGVPFLVRVGTGLIKHRVEIRVQFRHVPGNIYRDNIGINIDLGTNELILRDEPDEAILVKINNKVPGLGLQLDASELNLLYKDRYSTEVPDSYEHLIHDVIDGDNHLFMRSDEVAAAWNILSPVLEEIDKHHTAPELYEFGGVLMIVLKTCLKPPMVKSMREF from the exons ATGTCTCTCACCAGTTGCTTGCTTCCCTTCTCTCAATCAGCGAAGGTTCCTTTGACCTCCACCTGTTCTTGCCATCTCGCCGCCTCTTTTTCTAACTTTCCG GTTTCATCAAGAAACTACTATAGTTCCTTCAGAAGTGAAAGCCTTGTGCTCAACGGAGGAGGCTCAGATCTCTGCAGGAGATTCTGTGGGTTCAAGCTATGGATACTTAAAAGCCTGAACCTTAAACAAGGCAGCCACATAAAGAATCAGCCTCTGAAAGAGCTTAAAATAAACTCGGAGCACACTTTCCTCAGCGATGCAGGTTTTGTTGAAGAAACTGGAGCTTCACAATTACGACCAGAAGAGACTATTCTAGGAACCCATTTGGTTACTGGTTCTCACAAAGCTGGAGATACACCCTCTGTGTCAAAACAGTTCTTGGACGGTCTTTTAGATGTGCCAAGAGGAGCCTCACTTTGCATAGCTGTTGTAGGAGCTACCGGTGAGTTAGCAAGAGGGAAGATTTTCCCTGCTTTGTTTGCCTTGTACTATAGCGGCTACCTTCCTGAG GACGTTGGTATATTTGGGTATTCAAGAAAGAATCTTACAGATGAAGACCTCAGATCCATCATCGCCTCAACTCTTACCTGCCGTGTTGAtcatca GGAAAACTGTGGAGACAAGATGGATTCATTTCTCAGTAGAACATACTATATCAACGGAGGTTATGATAACAGGGAAGGAATGACTCGACTTGACAAGAGAATGAAACAGATTGAG GGAGTATCGAAAGCGAATCGGATATTTTACCTCTCGGTGCCTCAAGAAGCTCTTGTGGATGTGGCGTTCAACATTGGAGATAAAGCTCAGGCGCCACAAGGCTGGACTCGTATAATAGTTGAGAAACCTTTTGGTTTTAACTCGTACTCGTCTCATCAGTTGACACAGTCACTTCTATCTACGTTTGAAGAGAGGCAGATCTACAG GATAGATCACATGTTAGGAAGAAATCTCATTGAAAATCTGACTGTGCTGAGGTTTTCAAATCTGGTTTTTGAACCATTATGGAACAGAACATATATACGCAATGTGCAG GTTATTGTATCAGAATCAGTTGCGCAAACAGCAAA GTATTCTGATGGGTATGGCATAATACGGGACATCTTTCACAGCCACATACTTCAGACAATCGCATTACTTACCATGGAACCTCCAATAAGTCTTGATGGTGAAGATATCCGCAATGAGAAG GTGAAGGTTTTGAGATCGACTCGCAGATTAGATCCTGCTGATGCCATCCTTGGGCAGTATAAATACACTTCCGGAGATAAAAATGAAGCTATCTTGAACAGTGTAGGCCCTACATACTGTGCTGCAGCCTTGTATATTGATAATGCTCGTTGGGATGGTGTACCGTTCCTAGTAAGAGTTGGCACTGGCCTCATTAAACACAG AGTGGAGATCCGTGTGCAATTCCGACATGTTCCTGGAAACATATACCGAGACAACATTGGAATCAACATAGATTTGGGGACCAATGAGCTTATCCTACGTGACGAGCCTGATGAAGCCATCCTGGTGAAAATCAACAATAAGGTTCCTGGTTTAGGTCTTCAGCTTGACGCTTCTGAACTTAACCTGCTCTATAAAGACAG GTATAGCACGGAAGTACCAGATTCATATGAGCATTTAATTCATGATGTGATTGATGGAGACAACCATCTGTTCATGAGAAGCGATGAGGTTGCAGCGGCATGGAACATTCTGAGTCCTGTCCTGGAAGAGATAGACAAGCACCACACAGCTCCGGAGTTGTATGAGTTTGGTGGGGTCCTCATGATAGTGTTGAAAACTTGTCTAAAGCCACCCATGGTGAAAAGTATGAGAGAGTTTTAG
- the LOC103836667 gene encoding protein NIM1-INTERACTING 3, with protein GCVVERARVHRFPSFQPDDFIFKNESEANNNENAAGNASSSASNKYGSKEEKEIAETNVCLDLNLSLSLTSGKKCSSIR; from the coding sequence GGTTGTGTTGTGGAAAGAGCGAGGGTTCACAGATTCCCTTCGTTTCAGCCAGACGATTTCATTTTCAAGAATGAATCAGAGGCCAACAACAATGAGAACGCAGCAGGTAATGCAAGCTCTTCAGCATCCAACAAGTATGGCTCTAAGGAAGAAAAAGAGATAGCTGAGACTAACGTTTGTTTAGACTTGAATCTTTCTCTGTCGTTGACAAGCGGAAAAAAATGCTCCTCAATACGTTAG
- the LOC103836339 gene encoding putative 12-oxophytodienoate reductase-like protein 1 isoform X1 yields the protein MENGTSSAANQTIPLLTPFSMRNFNLSHRIVMPGMARMRSYGNVPQPHAAMYYSQRATPGGLLITEATGVSETAMAYHDMPGIWKKEQIEAWKPIIDAVHSNGAVFFCQLWHAGRVSHRDSQPNGEAPISSTDKPLAETSSNEFTTSDEFTPPRRLRTDEIPNIVNDFRLAARNAIEAGFDGVEIHGAHGYLIDQFMKDTVNDRTDAYGGSLENRCRFALEVVEAVTNEIGSDRVGVRLSPFANYMQSGDTEPQKLGVYMAKSLNRFRTLYCHMVEPRMKTATEAFECTESLTPMRKAFEGAFIVAGGYTREDGNKAVAEGRTDLVAYGRLFLANPDLPRRFKLDAPLNKYDRTSFYTSDPVVGYTDYPFLETEP from the exons ATGGAGAACGGAACTTCCTCTGCAGCCAATCAGACAATTCCCCTTCTCACACCATTCTCAATGAGAAACTTCAATCTTTCTCACAG AATAGTTATGCCAGGGATGGCGAGAATGAGATCATACGGCAACGTTCCACAACCTCACGCCGCCATGTATTACTCTCAGAGAGCAACGCCGGGAGGTCTTCTCATCACCGAAGCCACCGGAGTTTCAGAAACCGCCATGGC GTATCATGACATGCCAGGGATATGGAAGAAAGAACAAATCGAAGCATGGAAGCCTATCATTGACGCCGTTCATTCTAACGGCGCCGTCTTCTTCTGTCAGCTCTGGCACGCCGGTCGCGTTTCTCATCGAg ATTCTCAGCCAAATGGTGAAGCTCCGATCTCTTCTACGGATAAGCCTCTCGCCGAGACTTCATCCAACGAGTTCACAACATCCGACGAATTCACACCTCCGAGGCGGCTAAGGACCGACGAGATCCCAAACATTGTAAATGATTTTCGTCTCGCTGCAAGAAACGCTATAGAAGCTGGTTTTGATGGAGTGGAGATCCATGGCGCACACGGCTACTTGATCGACCAGTTTATGAAGGACACTGTCAACGACCGAACCGACGCTTACGGCGGATCTCTCGAGAACCGATGTAGATTCGCGCTGGAAGTAGTCGAAGCTGTGACGAACGAGATCGGATCTGACCGCGTTGGAGTCAGACTCTCTCCGTTCGCGAACTATATGCAGTCGGGAGATACAGAGCCTCAAAAGCTAGGTGTTTACATGGCAAAGTCTCTGAATAGATTCAGAACACTCTATTGCCACATGGTTGAGCCGAGGATGAAAACAGCCACTGAGGCTTTCGAATGCACTGAGTCGCTTACGCCGATGAGGAAGGCGTTTGAAGGAGCGTTCATCGTCGCCGGAGGTTATACAAGAGAAGACGGGAACAAGGCGGTGGCGGAGGGAAGAACCGACCTGGTGGCGTATGGGAGACTGTTCTTGGCGAATCCAGATTTGCCAAGAAGATTTAAACTCGACGCGCCGCTGAATAAGTACGACAGAACAAGTTTTTATACTTCTGATCCTGTCGTGGGTTATACTGATTACCCTTTTCTCGAGACAGAACCTTaa
- the LOC103836339 gene encoding putative 12-oxophytodienoate reductase-like protein 1 isoform X2, whose translation MENGTSSAANQTIPLLTPFSMRNFNLSHSYARDGENEIIRQRSTTSRRHVLLSESNAGRSSHHRSHRSFRNRHGVRYHDMPGIWKKEQIEAWKPIIDAVHSNGAVFFCQLWHAGRVSHRDSQPNGEAPISSTDKPLAETSSNEFTTSDEFTPPRRLRTDEIPNIVNDFRLAARNAIEAGFDGVEIHGAHGYLIDQFMKDTVNDRTDAYGGSLENRCRFALEVVEAVTNEIGSDRVGVRLSPFANYMQSGDTEPQKLGVYMAKSLNRFRTLYCHMVEPRMKTATEAFECTESLTPMRKAFEGAFIVAGGYTREDGNKAVAEGRTDLVAYGRLFLANPDLPRRFKLDAPLNKYDRTSFYTSDPVVGYTDYPFLETEP comes from the exons ATGGAGAACGGAACTTCCTCTGCAGCCAATCAGACAATTCCCCTTCTCACACCATTCTCAATGAGAAACTTCAATCTTTCTCACAG TTATGCCAGGGATGGCGAGAATGAGATCATACGGCAACGTTCCACAACCTCACGCCGCCATGTATTACTCTCAGAGAGCAACGCCGGGAGGTCTTCTCATCACCGAAGCCACCGGAGTTTCAGAAACCGCCATGGCGTAAG GTATCATGACATGCCAGGGATATGGAAGAAAGAACAAATCGAAGCATGGAAGCCTATCATTGACGCCGTTCATTCTAACGGCGCCGTCTTCTTCTGTCAGCTCTGGCACGCCGGTCGCGTTTCTCATCGAg ATTCTCAGCCAAATGGTGAAGCTCCGATCTCTTCTACGGATAAGCCTCTCGCCGAGACTTCATCCAACGAGTTCACAACATCCGACGAATTCACACCTCCGAGGCGGCTAAGGACCGACGAGATCCCAAACATTGTAAATGATTTTCGTCTCGCTGCAAGAAACGCTATAGAAGCTGGTTTTGATGGAGTGGAGATCCATGGCGCACACGGCTACTTGATCGACCAGTTTATGAAGGACACTGTCAACGACCGAACCGACGCTTACGGCGGATCTCTCGAGAACCGATGTAGATTCGCGCTGGAAGTAGTCGAAGCTGTGACGAACGAGATCGGATCTGACCGCGTTGGAGTCAGACTCTCTCCGTTCGCGAACTATATGCAGTCGGGAGATACAGAGCCTCAAAAGCTAGGTGTTTACATGGCAAAGTCTCTGAATAGATTCAGAACACTCTATTGCCACATGGTTGAGCCGAGGATGAAAACAGCCACTGAGGCTTTCGAATGCACTGAGTCGCTTACGCCGATGAGGAAGGCGTTTGAAGGAGCGTTCATCGTCGCCGGAGGTTATACAAGAGAAGACGGGAACAAGGCGGTGGCGGAGGGAAGAACCGACCTGGTGGCGTATGGGAGACTGTTCTTGGCGAATCCAGATTTGCCAAGAAGATTTAAACTCGACGCGCCGCTGAATAAGTACGACAGAACAAGTTTTTATACTTCTGATCCTGTCGTGGGTTATACTGATTACCCTTTTCTCGAGACAGAACCTTaa
- the LOC103836339 gene encoding putative 12-oxophytodienoate reductase-like protein 1 isoform X3, which yields MPGMARMRSYGNVPQPHAAMYYSQRATPGGLLITEATGVSETAMAYHDMPGIWKKEQIEAWKPIIDAVHSNGAVFFCQLWHAGRVSHRDSQPNGEAPISSTDKPLAETSSNEFTTSDEFTPPRRLRTDEIPNIVNDFRLAARNAIEAGFDGVEIHGAHGYLIDQFMKDTVNDRTDAYGGSLENRCRFALEVVEAVTNEIGSDRVGVRLSPFANYMQSGDTEPQKLGVYMAKSLNRFRTLYCHMVEPRMKTATEAFECTESLTPMRKAFEGAFIVAGGYTREDGNKAVAEGRTDLVAYGRLFLANPDLPRRFKLDAPLNKYDRTSFYTSDPVVGYTDYPFLETEP from the exons ATGCCAGGGATGGCGAGAATGAGATCATACGGCAACGTTCCACAACCTCACGCCGCCATGTATTACTCTCAGAGAGCAACGCCGGGAGGTCTTCTCATCACCGAAGCCACCGGAGTTTCAGAAACCGCCATGGC GTATCATGACATGCCAGGGATATGGAAGAAAGAACAAATCGAAGCATGGAAGCCTATCATTGACGCCGTTCATTCTAACGGCGCCGTCTTCTTCTGTCAGCTCTGGCACGCCGGTCGCGTTTCTCATCGAg ATTCTCAGCCAAATGGTGAAGCTCCGATCTCTTCTACGGATAAGCCTCTCGCCGAGACTTCATCCAACGAGTTCACAACATCCGACGAATTCACACCTCCGAGGCGGCTAAGGACCGACGAGATCCCAAACATTGTAAATGATTTTCGTCTCGCTGCAAGAAACGCTATAGAAGCTGGTTTTGATGGAGTGGAGATCCATGGCGCACACGGCTACTTGATCGACCAGTTTATGAAGGACACTGTCAACGACCGAACCGACGCTTACGGCGGATCTCTCGAGAACCGATGTAGATTCGCGCTGGAAGTAGTCGAAGCTGTGACGAACGAGATCGGATCTGACCGCGTTGGAGTCAGACTCTCTCCGTTCGCGAACTATATGCAGTCGGGAGATACAGAGCCTCAAAAGCTAGGTGTTTACATGGCAAAGTCTCTGAATAGATTCAGAACACTCTATTGCCACATGGTTGAGCCGAGGATGAAAACAGCCACTGAGGCTTTCGAATGCACTGAGTCGCTTACGCCGATGAGGAAGGCGTTTGAAGGAGCGTTCATCGTCGCCGGAGGTTATACAAGAGAAGACGGGAACAAGGCGGTGGCGGAGGGAAGAACCGACCTGGTGGCGTATGGGAGACTGTTCTTGGCGAATCCAGATTTGCCAAGAAGATTTAAACTCGACGCGCCGCTGAATAAGTACGACAGAACAAGTTTTTATACTTCTGATCCTGTCGTGGGTTATACTGATTACCCTTTTCTCGAGACAGAACCTTaa
- the LOC117127389 gene encoding putative FBD-associated F-box protein At1g05080: MLETKIEEIDCEDRISALPVELLVTILLLVPIKDAVATMILSKRWRCIWMMLPRLDYNETNDIKDDHDCGGGDDDDDDDDDDDGDGDGDGDGDGDGDGDDVDGDGDLERKKSIFLDKSLKLHKAPVLEKLLISLGRRCPSDANVGNWVEKAVDRGVVVVKFKLRWSAGPTTLPRSLYTCETLKELSLSNKVLVDFPSSPSCLPSLELLQLFCVAYKDEASLARFLSSCPVLGILIVKRKKSDNLTNFIVKVSSLWMLFYNNTACLQDDTDVVDSDSCLVIDTPALIKFKVDDDSRDSWSIGNMPCLEEAYISVNSLSNFDKFITASSSILSLDLTFTDEMLVRCSTLRFSRLIKLSVDPSRSDWVEPLLLLLANTPKLEELLVNYEFIYDLEDIPLSWNQPSSIPGCLSSHLKIFEWRYYGHREEEEEFLTYILANSKCLKTASISLKPMLDPELEQDAIIGKLKDIPRVSTSSQLSVN; the protein is encoded by the exons ATGTTAGAAACCAAAATTGAAGAGATAGATTGTGAAGACAGGATCAGTGCTTTGCCCGTAGAGTTGCTTGTGACAATTTTGTTGCTTGTCCCGATTAAAGATGCAGTAGCCACCATGATTTTGTCCAAAAGATGGCGCTGTATATGGATGATGTTGCCTAGACTTGAttacaatgaaaccaatgataTCAAAGATGATCATGattgtggtggtggtgatgatgatgatgatgatgatgatgatgatgatggtgatggtgatggtgatggtgatggtgatggtgatggtgatggtgatgatgttgatggtgatggtgatcttgagagaaagaagagcaTTTTTTTGGACAAGTCACTGAAACTTCACAAAGCACCTGTCTTAGAAAAATTGCTTATTAGTCTTGGTCGACGATGTCCTAGTGATGCTAATGTCGGAAATTGGGTTGAAAAGGCTGTTGATCGCGGCGTCGTCGTGGTAAAATTCAAGCTTCGCTGGTCAGCAGGTCCAACCACATTGCCTAGGAGCCTTTACACCTGCGAAACACTCAAAGAACTGAGTCTATCTAACAAGGTTCTTGTTGATTTCCCTTCTTCCCCTTCCTGCCTCCCGTCACTCGAACTACTTCAACTTTTCTGTGTGGCATATAAAGACGAGGCTTCTCTCGCTAGGTTCTTATCTAGCTGCCCTGTCCTTGGAATATTGATagtgaaaagaaagaagagtgaCAATCTGACAAACTTTATTGTGAAAGTGTCTTCTTTATGgatgttattttataataatacagCTTGTCTGCAAGATGACACTGACGTAGTGGATAGTGATAGTTGTTTGGTTATAGATACTCCGGCATTAATAAAGTTTAAGGTCGATGATGATTCAAGAGACTCTTGGTCGATTGGGAATATGCCTTGTCTCGAGGAGGCATATATTAGTGTCAACTCTTTATCTAATTTTGACAAGTTCataacagcttcttcgtcgatCTTGTCTCTTGACTTGACTTTTACCGATGAAATG CTTGTGCGTTGTAGCACCCTAAGATTTTCTCGACTTATAAAGTTATCTGTAGATCCAAGTAGATCCGACTGGGTGGAACCACTCTTACTTCTACTAGCAAATACTCCAAAACTTGAAGAACTTTTGGTAAATTAT GAATTTATCTATGACCTCGAGGATATCCCACTTTCATGGAATCAACCAAGTTCTATTCCTGGATGCTTGTCGTCAcatctaaaaatatttgaatggaGATACTATGGACacagagaagaagaggaagaattCTTGACATACATCCTAGCCAATTCTAAGTGTTTAAAGACTGCGTCAATCTCCCTCAAACCCATGTTAGATCCTGAACTAGAGCAAGATGCTATCATCGGAAAATTGAAAGATATTCCTAGGGTTTCAACATCATCTCAACTTTCGGtcaattga